A portion of the Desmodus rotundus isolate HL8 chromosome 8, HLdesRot8A.1, whole genome shotgun sequence genome contains these proteins:
- the INKA1 gene encoding PAK4-inhibitor INKA1 isoform X1, whose product MLGRLRELRSAKSRSARQWVKAPLAGPPGPLCAAPARVFRGTGRPGGGSGRGMHSTRLDSFLGQLRWELVRLGISVTLKDPCGRDTGSPPMPGPLPPPPKCGPGAHHRLRASDALEEDSACCVEEEEEEGVETGDRGVALEGPREHTLDWDSGFSEVSGSTWREEELPVPPAPPAWRPHRQRLSASGIPLSSGAPVAKAPPAHRPRPKSTPDACLEHWRGLEAEDWTAALLSRGRSRQPLVLGDNCFADLVHNWMELPEAAGEGDNGGGPRARARPPQFLLGLSEQLRRQLARARRAAMAGKRLSCPPRAEPELPADVSRFAALMSCRSRQPIICNDVVSYL is encoded by the exons ATGTTGGGGCGGCTGCGGGAGCTACGGAGCGCGAAGAGCCGCAGCGCTAGGCAGTGGGTGAAGGCGCCGCTGGCGGGGCCGCCCGGCCCTCTGTGCGCCGCTCCCGCCAGAGTTTTCAGAGGAACTGGCAGGCCTGGCGGGGGCTCCGGCAGGGGCATGCACAGCACTCGGCTTGACAGCTTCCTGGGCCAGCTCCGCTGGGAACTGGTGAGGCTTGGGATCAGTGTGACTCTTAAGGAC CCCTGTGGCCGGGACACAGGCTCGCCTCCAATGCCTGGTCCCCTTCCGCCACCCCCCAAATGCGGCCCAGGTGCCCACCACCGACTCAGGGCCTCAGATGCCTTGGAAGAGGACTCTGCCTGCtgtgtggaggaagaggaggaggaaggtgtggAGACAGGAGACAGAGGTGTAGCTTTGGAGGGCCCCAGGGAGCACACCTTGGACTGGGACTCTGGCTTTTCTGAGGTGTCAGGCAGCACATGGAGAGAGGAAGAGCTGCCGGTACCTCCAGCACCCCCAGCATGGCGCCCCCACAGACAGCGCCTCTCGGCCAGTGGCATCCCCTTGTCCAGTGGAGCCCCTGTGGCTAAGGCGCCACCTGCCCACCGGCCTCGGCCCAAGTCCACCCCAGATGCCTGCCTGGAGCACTGGCGGGGCTTGGAAGCCGAGGACTGGACAGCAGCCCTGCTGAGCAGAGGTCGAAGTCGCCAGCCCCTGGTGCTGGGGGACAACTGCTTCGCTGACTTGGTGCACAACTGGATGGAGCTGCCTGAGGCAGCAGGTGAGGGGGACAATGGGGGTGGGCCGCGTGCCCGTGCTCGGCCCCCCCAGTTCctgcttggcctctctgagcagcTGCGGCgccagctggccagggcccgCAGGGCGGCCATGGCAGGAAAGCGACTGTCGTGCCCACCTCGGGCAGAGCCCGAACTGCCTGCGGACGTCTCGCGCTTTGCAGCCCTCATGAGCTGCCGCAGCCGCCAGCCCATCATCTGTAATGATGTTGTCAGCTACCTCTGA
- the INKA1 gene encoding PAK4-inhibitor INKA1 isoform X2 → MLGRLRELRSAKSRSARQWVKAPLAGPPGPLCAAPARVFRGTGRPGGGSGRGMHSTRLDSFLGQLRWELPCGRDTGSPPMPGPLPPPPKCGPGAHHRLRASDALEEDSACCVEEEEEEGVETGDRGVALEGPREHTLDWDSGFSEVSGSTWREEELPVPPAPPAWRPHRQRLSASGIPLSSGAPVAKAPPAHRPRPKSTPDACLEHWRGLEAEDWTAALLSRGRSRQPLVLGDNCFADLVHNWMELPEAAGEGDNGGGPRARARPPQFLLGLSEQLRRQLARARRAAMAGKRLSCPPRAEPELPADVSRFAALMSCRSRQPIICNDVVSYL, encoded by the exons ATGTTGGGGCGGCTGCGGGAGCTACGGAGCGCGAAGAGCCGCAGCGCTAGGCAGTGGGTGAAGGCGCCGCTGGCGGGGCCGCCCGGCCCTCTGTGCGCCGCTCCCGCCAGAGTTTTCAGAGGAACTGGCAGGCCTGGCGGGGGCTCCGGCAGGGGCATGCACAGCACTCGGCTTGACAGCTTCCTGGGCCAGCTCCGCTGGGAACTG CCCTGTGGCCGGGACACAGGCTCGCCTCCAATGCCTGGTCCCCTTCCGCCACCCCCCAAATGCGGCCCAGGTGCCCACCACCGACTCAGGGCCTCAGATGCCTTGGAAGAGGACTCTGCCTGCtgtgtggaggaagaggaggaggaaggtgtggAGACAGGAGACAGAGGTGTAGCTTTGGAGGGCCCCAGGGAGCACACCTTGGACTGGGACTCTGGCTTTTCTGAGGTGTCAGGCAGCACATGGAGAGAGGAAGAGCTGCCGGTACCTCCAGCACCCCCAGCATGGCGCCCCCACAGACAGCGCCTCTCGGCCAGTGGCATCCCCTTGTCCAGTGGAGCCCCTGTGGCTAAGGCGCCACCTGCCCACCGGCCTCGGCCCAAGTCCACCCCAGATGCCTGCCTGGAGCACTGGCGGGGCTTGGAAGCCGAGGACTGGACAGCAGCCCTGCTGAGCAGAGGTCGAAGTCGCCAGCCCCTGGTGCTGGGGGACAACTGCTTCGCTGACTTGGTGCACAACTGGATGGAGCTGCCTGAGGCAGCAGGTGAGGGGGACAATGGGGGTGGGCCGCGTGCCCGTGCTCGGCCCCCCCAGTTCctgcttggcctctctgagcagcTGCGGCgccagctggccagggcccgCAGGGCGGCCATGGCAGGAAAGCGACTGTCGTGCCCACCTCGGGCAGAGCCCGAACTGCCTGCGGACGTCTCGCGCTTTGCAGCCCTCATGAGCTGCCGCAGCCGCCAGCCCATCATCTGTAATGATGTTGTCAGCTACCTCTGA